The Astatotilapia calliptera chromosome 17, fAstCal1.2, whole genome shotgun sequence genome has a segment encoding these proteins:
- the LOC113009732 gene encoding mucin-19 has translation MTPQQRMLSVCFLLVSVFGTGGSVTTKETQKFTCRTYGSGVVQPFKGLGYYVRSNCPFTLTRFTHNRVEYDITIRRGDSGLLVQVEITMNKVRTVLQNGSILVEKKSVSLPYDHTYQHIFQYGIYTRLRSSLLPLSVTWHSVPGGIDSLWVELQQELSTDMTGLCGKHNVTSNKQQLITESKLTQETCQTRDPVFVTNQVCREFFSYTMECLQVKTPFYIQLCEENIYSFENSKYVHCAFFKEIALHCGNKSYVWQKWRAITKCAEPTCPGDLVYKEEGNAFIPSCSNPNPSFSSQAITSTCVCPKGKVLDDHAEDFRCVSVPSCPCVFSGRTYLTGDRRNTKCQACICDGGGWNCSENSCLGRCDIEGQFVTTFDGKKYVVPGKCTYVASQGLNWTINVGFSGKHASIQTVVLQIFQEMYTFTRSMVKFEDQEITELHQSDHALVFWQSSMYVEVHTSFGMKIQVQVSPEIQLYITPPGKHTGTISGLCGNNNKDTTDDFTSSSGIIENSPEPFALSWSVGRCTPNIPPTCINTDNEIFADEKCSVLNNPAGIFAKCHGYIPTDQFHTACILRTCNCGTNLVQCLCVALGNYAKACASLGVELGDWRKATNCSLTCEKNQEFSYNVRACNHTCRSLSAPDPRCGQEDAPVEGCGCPEGTHLNQGQICTPKTECVCLHHGGITPPGPVVIDGRQCNCKNGELQCSKDCGCRNGKVCVHCSEYPVNTAQKTCDSLSKPLVASVTCESGCYCPHDQYEDHHGNCVSRDNCTCVYSGKVFRAGETVKTNCKKCVCGQGQWDCTDEPCPGTCQVYGNGHYQTFDAKWYRFGGHCQYTLVEDYCRSQNGTFSLRVESVPCCDEALTCSRSIILDLQSKVTLILNDMRVTKQIQKGWTLQQDPLYTIHTVGLYIIISVPSKGLTLIWDKHTRITVELHPDWRNRVCGLCGNFDSNELNDLQISGSAVVSSPMAFGNSWKAATPPCTDVTTEIFPCERNSYCSAWAQRRCMILKGGTFKDCHLKVDPEPYYHACVQESCSCEFEGKFLGFCTAVAAYAEACSDQDVCIDWRTPDMCPVYCDYYNEKGQCSWHYEACGRILTCGKDFTQKLEGCYPRCPKEKPYYDENTGDCTTLRNCSCYFNDTTVRPGQVVKINSFECSCENGTIKCLFPTTFGTLRPTSTFATNATTTVTSAPVCRCVDLKSKKSWICGETWSEDCFDKHCVGGKIELTPVVCPKSTALPCPRERAVKVSDGCCETWKCDCHCELFGDPHYVSFQGIPFDFLDQCSYVLVEEQSPRHNLTIAVDNFYCVPGLQGSCAKGLILKYQNNVAALNINTQLFVVQATLNNVTVQPPYEENGFRFETTGYMVSIHLPEIRSYVSLTPSYTLVVNLAMEHFVNNTQGQCGVCGGASCIRKGGQIEDDSCCDKTAYDWVYPDPLKPACNSAPRDVPCLPGPTSVPSPPPPPPCPPNPLCELLLHPVFENCSNYVDLNLKKKNCEFDSCRNLNGSCSSLEQAAGECKSFGFCIDWRGLTNGTCDVPCPEGLVYRECSTKLDDFCYGGVRYPGALLEKKSTGCFCPSNLTRAGNHSNICLPVCSYCKGPSGEPKLPGEVWQSNCKLCRCNNQTMTEECFPPPPKPAPLCGPNAVLINTSCCGDAICVDKTCSYNEKIYKVGDQWTDPAHPCRSLKCSKDGIQTETKVCSNENCSEEDRIWDDQHCCFTCNQGCAARMSTLNITVDNCTTVMQMPVCQGKCESQPRVELHGDLLEQRNTCCLDWISERRPVTLLCSDLSTRQYYYKHITSCACRSSGSS, from the exons atgaccCCTCAGCAACGgatgctgtctgtctgttttttaCTGGTCTCAG TTTTTGGGACCGGTGGATCAGTGACAACAAAAGAAACTCAGAAAT TTACTTGCAGGACGTATGGCAGTGGAGTCGTCCAGCCCTTCAAAGGCCTGGGTTACTACGTGAGGTCCAATTGCCCGTTCACTCTCACCCGCTTCACCCACAATCGTGTGGAATACGACATAACCATACGGCGAGGAGACAGCGGGCTGCTGGTTCAAGTCGAGATCACAATGAACAAAGTCCGGACTGTTCTGCAGAATGGAAGCATCCTGGTGGAGAAGAAAAG TGTCTCCCTTCCATACGATCACACCTACCAGCATATTTTTCAGTACGGCATCTACACTAGACTGAGGAGCTCATTGCTTCCACTTTCTGTCACCTGGCATAGTGTACCTGGAGGAATAGACAGTTTGTGG GTGGAGCTGCAGCAAGAACTGAGCACTGACATGACTGGACTGTGTGGAAAACACAACGTAACAA GCAACAAGCAGCAGCTGATAACAGAGAGCAAGCTTACCCAGGAAACGTGTCAAACGCGAGATCCTGTCTTTGTCACTAACCAA GTATGCAGAGAGTTCTTTTCTTACACTATGGAGTGTCTGCAAGTTAAAACACCATTTTATATCCAACTCTGTGAAGAGAACATTTACAGCTTTGAAAACAGCAAATACGTTCACTGTGCTTTCTTCAAAGAGATTGCCCTGCACTGTGGAAACAAAAGCTATGTGTGGCAGAAATGGAGAGCTATAACCAAATGTG CTGAGCCGACGTGTCCTGGAGACCTGGTTTATAAAGAAGAGGGTAATGCATTTATTCCCAGCTGCTCCAACCCTAACCCCAGCTTTTCCAGCCAGGCTATCACCAGCACTTGTGTCTGTCCAAAGG GTAAGGTGCTTGATGATCACGCAGAAGACTTCCGCTGCGTGAGTGTGCCTAGCTGCCCCTGTGTCTTCTCTGGTAGGACTTACTTAACTGGAGACAGACGTAACACTAAGTGTCAGGCATG TATATGTGATGGTGGAGGATGGAATTGCTCAGAGAATTCCTGCCTAGGCAGATGTGACATTGAAGGGCAATTTGTAACAACATTCGATGgcaaaaaatatgttgttcCTGGTAAATGCACATATGTGGCCTCACAG GGCTTAAACTGGACAATAAATGTTGGATTTTCTGGGAAGCATGCATCTATACAAACAGTCGTTCTCCAGATTTTCCAG GAAATGTACACATTCACACGCAGCATGGTTAAATTTGAAGACCAAGAAATTACTGAACTTCATCAGTCTG ATCATGCCCTGGTTTTCTGGCAGTCCTCTATGTATGTTGAAGTCCATACATCCTTTGGTATGAAGATCCAAGTCCAGGTGTCTCCTGAAATCCAACTTTACATTACACCACcaggaaaacacacaggcacGATTTCAG gtctctgtggcaacaacaacaaggacACCACAGATGACTTCACCAGCAGCAGCGGGATCATCGAGAACTCACCTGAACCTTTTGCGCTGTCCTGGAGCGTGGGCCGTTGTACACCGAACATACCGCCAACCTGCATTAATACCGACAACG AAATATTTGCTGATGAAAAGTGTTCGGTCTTGAACAACCCAGCTGGGATATTTGCAAAGTGCCATGGCTACATCCCAACTGATCAGTTCCATACG GCTTGCATCCTAAGAACTTGTAACTGTGGTACCAATTTGGTCCAGTGCTTGTGTGTTGCTCTGGGCAACTATGCCAAAGCATGTGCCAGTCTTGGAGTTGAACTTGGTGACTGGAGGAAGGCTACCAACTGCt CACTGACATGTGAAAAGAACCAAGAGTTCTCCTACAATGTGCGAGCTTGCAACCATACATGCCGCTCCCTGTCTGCTCCTGATCCTCGCTGTGGGCAGGAAGATGCTCCCGTGGAGGGCTGTGGCTGCCCAGAAGGAACCCACCTGAACCAAGGACAAATCTGTACACCAAAGACTGAATGTGTATGCCTTCATCACGGCGGTATAACGCCACCAGGGCCTGTTGTTATCGATGGACGACAGTG caACTGTAAGAATGGAGAACTGCAGTGCTCCAAGGACTGTg GCTGCAGGAATGGAAAGGTGTGCGTGCACTGCTCAGAATACCCAGTTAACACAGCTCAGAAAACTTGCGACAGTCTCAGCAAACCACTG GTTGCCAGTGTGACTTGTGAGAGTGGCTGTTATTGTCCTCATGATCAATATGAAGATCACCATGGAAACTGTGTATCAAGGGACAACTGCACCTGTGTCTACAGTGGTAAAGTCTTCAGGGCAGGAGAGACTGTTAAAACCAACTGTAAAAAATG TGTCTGTGGTCAGGGTCAGTGGGACTGCACAGATGAGCCGTGTCCCGGGACATGTCAAGTCTATGGAAATGGACATTATCAGACCTTTGACGCTAAATGGTATCGCTTTGGTGGTCACTGCCAGTATACACTTGTAGAG GATTACTGCAGAAGTCAAAACGGCACCTTTTCTCTCCGAGTGGAGAGTGTGCCCTGCTGTGATGAGGCACTCACCTGTTCACGCTCCATCATACTGGACTTACAG AGCAAAGTCACCCTTATCCTGAATGACATGAGAGTGACCAAGCAAATCCAAAAAGGCTGGACTTTGCAGCAAGATCCACTTTACACAATACACACAGTGGGACTCTATATCATAATCTCAGTACCCAGCAAAGGTCTAACTCTAATATGGGACAAACACACCCGGATCACCGTAGAACTTCATCCAGACTGGAGG AACAGAGTGTGTGGCCTCTGTGGGAATTTTGActccaatgagctgaatgacttgcAGATCAGTGGCTCAGCAG TGGTTTCTAGTCCAATGGCCTTTGGCAACAGCTGGAAGGCAGCAACTCCCCCTTGTACTGATGTGACCACTGAGATATTTCCATGTGAACGCAATTCCTACTGCTCGGCCTGGGCCCAGAGGCGCTGTATGATCCTTAAAGGAGGCACCTTCAAAGACTGTCACTTGAAA GTGGATCCAGAGCCCTACTACCATGCCTGTGTGCAGGAATCCTGCTCTTGTGAGTTTGAAGGGAAATTCCTGGGTTTCTGCACAGCTGTGGCAGCTTATGCAGAGGCCTGCAGTGACCAGGACGTCTGCATAGATTGGAGGACACCTGATATGTGCC CCGTCTACTGTGACTACTACAATGAAAAGGGCCAGTGTAGCTGGCATTATGAAGCCTGTGGTAGGATTCTGACCTGTGGCAAAGACTTCACTCAGAAGCTGGAAG GCTGCTACCCCAGATGTCCAAAGGAAAAGCCATACTATGATGAGAATACTGGTGATTGTACCACATTGAGGAACTGCTCTTGTTATTTTAATGACACGACTGTACGACCTGGACAAGTGGTGAAAATAAACTCTTTTGAATG CTCCTGTGAAAATGGAACAATTAAATGCC TATTTCCCACAACATTTGGAACACTTCGGCCAACAAGCACGTTTGCAACCAATGCAACAACTACTGTAACGTCAG CACCAGTCTGTAGATGTGTAGACCTGAAGAGTAAAAAAAGCTGGATTTGTGGGGAGACATGGTCAGAGGACTGCTTTGATAAGCACTGTGTTGGTGGAAAGATAGAGTTGACCCCAGTGGTTTGCCCAAAGTCTACAGCTCTGCCCTGTCCCAGAGAACGGGCCGTAAAGGTCTCGGATGGATGCTGTGAAACATGGAAATGTGACT GTCACTGTGAGCTGTTTGGGGATCCCCACTATGTTTCTTTCCAAGGAATACCCTTTGATTTCTTGGATCAGTGCTCCTACGTCTTGGTGGAGGAGCAGTCACCACGTCATAATCTGACCATTGCTGTGGACAACTTTTATTGCGTGCCGGGCCTGCAAGGCTCCTGTGCCAAAGGACTCATTCTGAAATATCAAAACAATGTAGCTGCGCTCAACATCAACACACAATTGTTTGTAGTACAG GCTACACTGAACAATGTGACAGTCCAACCACCATATGAGGAGAATGGTTTCAGATTTGAGACCACGGGGTACATGGTGTCAATTCATCTCCCAGAGATTCGTTCATATGTCTCCCTCACTCCATCCTATACCCTGGTTGTGAACCTGGCCATGGAGCATTTCGTCAATAACACCCAGGGACAATGCG GTGTGTGTGGTGGAGCATCGTGTATTCGTAAAGGAGGGCAGATTGAGGATGACAGCTGCTGTGATAAGACGGCCTATGACTGGGTGTATCCAGATCCTCTGAAGCCTGCCTGTAATTCTGCACCAAGGGATGTACCCTGTCTTCCTGGGCCAACCTCAGTACCTTCTCCCCCACCTCCGCCTCCCTGCCCTCCAAACCCATTATGTGAACTTCTACTCCACCC TGTCTTTGAAAACTGCAGCAACTACGTGGATCTAAACCTTAAAAAGAAGAACTGTGAGTTTGATTCATGCAGGAACCTAAATGGTTCTTGCTCATCTCTGGAGCAAGCTGCAGGAGAATGTAAAAGCTTTGGTTTCTGTATTGACTGGAGAGGACTGACTAATGGAACCTGTG ATGTGCCATGTCCAGAAGGattggtttacagagaatgcaGCACAAAGTTGGATGACTTCTGCTATGGAGG CGTGCGCTATCCAGGAGCtttgcttgaaaaaaaaagcacaggttgtttctgtcccaGCAACCTGACCAGAGCAGGAAATCACTCAAACATCTGTTTGCCTGTTTGTTCCT ATTGCAAAGGACCAAGTGGAGAACCTAAACTT cCTGGTGAAGTCTGGCAGTCCAACTGCAAACTGTGTAGATGTAACAACCAGACTATGACTGAAGAGTGCTTTCCACCACCTCCTAAGCCAGCTCCCCTCTGTGGCCCCAATGCAGTTTTGATAAACACTTCCTGCTGTGGTGATGCGATTTGTG